The segment GACGGGCCGGACAAGTTTGACCCAAGAATTCTGCTTTTCTACCCAGGCGTTGATCATTGCAAACGTGAGTTGTTTACTCGCTGGGTTCCGCCCCCCCTAACCCTCCTCCTATGACGGAGGAAGAGAAGGCCGTCGCCTCTGCACGGCGGCTCGAGGATCCTCCAAAGTGTCATTGCGGAGAACAAGCCGTGATAAATCCACGGAATGAACTAGAGTTCGTTTGTCCTCTGCGGCGTGAAGTAAGTTTTGATTCAATCTTAAAAGTTCAGTTCATATATGTGTGTTCTAATGTGTTCTTTTTGTAGGATCGTGGTTTTCGAAAGTGCCGTTTCGCGGAGTGGATCTATGGTCCAAAGAGCCATTGGCCAGAGCCTGAGAAGCAGGAGGAGGTTCCAGAGTGGAAGAAGAAGCGGAGGTCTATTGCGCCTCCCGTGATGTGCAAATGTGGTGTTGAAGCTAGCTACGGCCTAGTTCCTTCAGGTCTTGGGATTGGCCATTTCTGTAGCCACATGATCGACTATGATGAGGTTTGCTAGGACTGTGCACATTTAGTACTACTATACTCATATATTTGTTTTTGTACgctaactttgtattcatataTTTCCCGTAACAGAGCACTCAGAAATGCAAATGGGAATCATCTGATGATGTGTTTAAGTTCAAAGATGAGTATAAGGCAAGAGTAGCAGTTCGCAAGACGAGAGGTTATCCTGCAAACTACGTcactgattttgtgaaggaccaTAAGAAGAAAATGCTTGCATTCGCGCAGGAGTTGCGTGTTCGTAATCCTGCGAGTATTGCATGGAAGAAGTGGTCCGAGGAGAGGGAAAAGGAGATAGAGGAGTACCGTGCAAGGAAGGCTGAAGAGGATGCAAGGAAGGCTGCGGAGGAGGCTGAGAGAGCTGAGATGCAATGCTTGAACGATACTATTGCCTCATTATGTGCTAGTGAGTCATTTAATTTTTGAAAGTGAAACTGTTAGTTTCTCTGAAATGACTATGTTATTAATTCTTTAAATTTTGTACTTACAGAGATTGGATGCACCGGAAACTGGCAAGCAGATGTGGGCCGTGCTAAGTACGCGGAGAATATGATATTAGGGCGGGACGCTCCAGTTGGTGGCACCGCTAGCCGTCCGATTGTGGTcgaagaggaggacgaggcggagGAAGACGACGACACCGGAAGGATAGGCGACCTCATTCGTCTTGCCGAGGAATTGGGGTACCCTCAGGACGAGCATGACTATGAAATGGGAAGGATATGCGACCTACTTCGTCTTGCAGAGGAGGGTGAGGCGTCAGGACCGATGCCTGTCGGTGCcttagaggaggatgaggctgCATACCACAACCAGAAGACATCAGTCTATGACTCATGGTGGCCAACAGACATGACCGAGGAAGAGGGACAGTTATACTCTCAGGCGGCAGAAGAGGCGGAGGCAGCTTACTACGAGAGACAGGCTAGTGAGGCCAAGGCAGCGGAGGCGAGCATGGGTAAGGAGGTTGTAGTGGACGATTGGGAGTCCGAGGATGAGTTGCTTACGCAGTGGTGCACGCAGTTTGATTGATGTGGTAATGTATGTGAGTGGCTTAGGGATGAGACTTTTGTACTTTCAAACTTGTCATGTAATAATTTGTATTCCGACGTATTTCAATTTGATCGCTCCTCGCCAAAGTCCACAGCTGTCAGAATGTTTAACTAACATAACAATTTAAAAAGATTTTGTAATATGTTTAACTAATATAACATTTAAAAGTTTTGTTTCTTGCATGTTTACTAGTTTTTTGTGTAATATTGAAAAATAAATAGAGGAAGTCACTTTGAGTAGTGCCATGAAAGGCAACAAAGGGTCTGGCCATTTTCTGGCTACCCCGCCATGGCTGGGGGCGGGTTTAGGGCTACCCTGCCATGCGTCATGGCGGGGTACCCATAACCCGCCTCCAGCCATGGCGGGGTAGCCAGAAAATGGCCAGACCCTTTGCTGCACTGCCTTTGTTTGGTTTTTGGTTAACCGATTGTTCGTGTTCGCAGCTGGTTTGGCAAGACAGAGATTTTTACGTAAATACCAAAGAAACTTTAGAACGAACAACTAAAATAATTCTCACTAATGCTTAAAAAAGGCACATCAAATATCTAGAAATATGTCACAGTTACCAACGTGCTGCAAATAACAATATGTCACAGGTACTACATGACAAGTCCCAACTGCTAAACATGTCTAATCTAATCATCGCCAGGGGTGTAGCGGTTTCGCGGCTTCCGTCGCCTCCTAGGATTGGTAGGCACCACGTTGCTTGTCCACCCCACGTCCGTGCGGTCTCGCCGCTGCCTCTCTCGCTGCCGCCTATGGACACGGTCCATCTCCTGTGTGGACGAAGTACCCTGCAAACAAGTACCCTAATGAGTAATTTTACATTTTGAATCATGCAAATATAGAAAAGTAAAAGCACAGTATAGGCTGTGTGTACTCCACCCCCTGTGTGTACTCCACCCTCTGTGTGTACTCCTCCGGTGTGTACTCCACGCCCTGTGTACCAATAGGAGCACCGCCTAGCTGTGAGGTACCCATCTCCTCGTGACCGGTGAACTCCCACTGtaactcgtcgtcgtcgtcgtcgccactAGTCATGGAGTACTGAAGGGCCTCGTCCTCATCGTCCACGTCCGCTGGACCCTTCCCTGTGTACTGCGGAGTACGTACAGAGGAGGAAGCGGCCCTAGCTGAAGTAGCTCTGGTGGACATCGAGGCCGTCTGGCTCCTAGACAACATGGGGTGCAACGGAGGCTCATATGTCGTGTCTGCACAGCTCAGCTTAGCCGCTAACTTCTTGCAGCCCTTTTTGATTTTCTGCAGGATAAAATGACAACATGCATTATTCATTTGTAATTGCTTTGTAATAATGAATTATTTTATCGAAAGTACCTTGACAAAGCTGCGAAGAGGGTTGCTCTTGTCGTCTCTAGTCTGGAACAGTTGCCTACTAGCTTCCTCGGAGTAGTTAGACAACTGTTGTGACTACAACATCACACACAACATTAACTCGATCATTTGGACAATTGTTGTGCCATAAACATCAAATAATACATGAAAGTCCAAGGTACTTACCACATATCTATTTAAGGGGGCCCTAAGAACCTGTTTGTCAACCCTTTGCGCCTCGTCGAACGCATCGGCGATGtcatcctcaccaccctcatcTGCAGGGGTGTTGGTGTACGGGACTATGATATGAGTCCTCGTACTCCGGTGCAGCCACTGTAGGTACTCCATCCATCTGGCCGGCTCGTGCGGTGGTAGTGAGTTGACGAGGGGAACCTGCCTGTGATACCAAGTCTGCAAATGTGCATCGTGCCTGACCGCCCAATCCTTTTGCGTGGACCGAAACCTGCGATCAATCCTGCAAAAATATATTGCATTAGCAACGAGCCAGTTAATGGAAACAAACAAAGTGCCATCATACCTATGCAGCTCAGCGTTTGTGGAATACAGCGGTGGAATCCCCTGCAGCCTCCCGAACTGTCTGTAAACCCTGCAAGGGTAGTGCATCTCGACCACGTGGAAGAAGATGAGTGGGCCATCGTAAAGCCAATCGCTATCCTCCTCCTCGCAGCGTGGACTAAGGTACCCCTCTAGCTCCCACCGAGACCACGGTGACCATGTGACCTGCAATATTTGTAAACTTATTTTTagtatttcaaaataaaacgcATTAACAGTGCTTTAGTACTAAAAGTGAATTGAACTTACGTAGTTGTGTGTCAACACGTCTAGCTCGTTAGTGTACTGCTTGTACCTCCTGTCTGCTTCGCCCCTGACTACCTTAGCATCTGACCAGAGAAAAAGGGCGGTGGGTCCAACATCTTCATGCACCCATACCTGCAATTAACACAAACATAATGTCACAAATGCCTTAAGTGTTATGAAGAAATCGAAATAGCAAATGCACTTACAGGCAAACCCGGAGGTTTAGTGGGCCTTCCAACTGGAAAACGCTCCCAAATCCAAACCTGAAGTAGATATGAGCAACCACCTAGGTTTCCATTCGATGACTGGCGACGACAGGCCTGGCAAAGCTGACGGTATGTCCATGCAAGCACCGCGCTACCCCAACTGTAGCCGGCAATGTTGTCCAGTGGCTGCATAAGGATCCTCAGGAAAATCCAGCTGATGCTGTCTCCAGAGGAATCAGGGAACAAGAAACCCCCCAAGAAGTGCCACAACCACACTTTTGCATAAATCTCCACCTCATGATCTGGAGCATCAGGCGGTGGTCCTGCACCAAAGTTCTGCGTAATCCAAGACGTCGACACTCCTGAGGTTTTCCTGCAATTACAAGTAAACAAATATTGTATAAATATAGATTTATCTAAAATGGTTGTATTAGTAATTTCATTCAATGGGACTCAAATATGAACTTACTTGGTGCCTTTAACTTCAGCATCTGATGGCCGCCTACCACAAAACTCCTGTACCAAGTCTAGCCAAGTAGACTCATCGACGACCCCAGTCACCGGATGACCAGACAAACTCAAACACAATATCATCTTCACATCCTGCAATGTGATAGTCATTTCTCCACAAGGTGTGTGGAAGGTGTGCGTCTCTGGTCTCCACCTGCATCGTTATAATGTTGTGTATATCAATTATTTGAGGGCACATATTTAACAAACAAATTAAAGTAATGTAAAATGTATGTTACCTATCAACAAAAGCAGTAAGAACTGCAGGGTCTAGAGTGGGAAGTCCACTGTTGTAGACCCGGACGATCTCAAGAAAGCCTGCACGACGGATGTACGGCGCGTATCGCTCGTTCCAGCTGTGTACGTGGTGCGTGCGACCACGAAGCACACACAACGGCCTCTGCTGCTCTGACAAGGCCTTGGCCCGGTGGTCCTTGTCGTAGTCCGCCTCAATGAGGCTAAAGCGGGGATGAGGCACGTAGTCCTCACCATAATATGGAGGCCACTGCGACTCGTCAAGGTACGGCTCGAAGCTCTTCTCCCAAACATTTAGGGTGTTGGCACGGAGATACAAGGGTGACATGTATGGTTCAACTGTATGGTCAAAACCTCTAAGCCGACAAGACGTAATCATGTGTGAGCAAGGGGCATGCATGATCTGAGGTACGTTGCAACTGCATTCTACTTTTTGAAGATCCACACGGTACGTTCGCCCACCAAATCGTTCGCCGCCAAGGTTTGTGCCCCCTCTAGCTCGTACGCTAAAAACAAGTCTATCTCGTCCATAGGCCTCGCCAACCTGTTGCTTGGACAACTCCTCAGCCTCCTGCAAATATTCGTGTGCATCCTTCCCCCATCTTCCAAGCTCCTCTTCATTCCTCAGGGCTAGGCCATACCGCGTAACAAAATATTCATTGCACTTCTTAAAAGAGAACTCAACAATACCGGACACTGGTAGAGATCGAACGCCTTTGAACACACGATTGAAAGACTCAGAGGAGTTTGTTGTCATTATGCCATACCGAAACCCACCCTCATCATATGCTAATGCCCACTTCGCTTTATTTTCCATCTGCTGATCTAACCATGCCTTGCCCGCTCGGTTCATCATCTTCTGTAGTTCCGCCATTGTCTCCTTAAACTCGTGTTCCGTACGTTTATTACAAAGTTCCTTTAACTTGTCTGTCACCTCCTTTTTCTGTTGACGGCGCCAGAAATTAGCGGCAAAATGCCTCATGCACCAACGGTGCACTAGGGGTGGGTGCCCATCAATGTGTTCACCGGCAGCATTAAGAATTCCAATGTGACGGTCCGATATCAAACAAATGGTGCGAGAAGGACCAAGGACGTGAAGACGGAGCAGACGCATGAACCATGACCACGAATCATTGTTCTCCCCCTCTGCCAAAGCAAAAGTCAGTGGCACAATTTGATTCTCAGGGTCTACAGCAGCAGCCATCATCAATGTACCTCTGTATTTGCCGGTGAGGAAGGTGCCATCAACTAGAACAACTGGCCGGCAATACTGAAATGCATGCTTACACTGATCAAAATACCAGAACACACGGTACAGAATATGCCTCAACGGGTTCTGAAGATAAAACCCTCCTGTGTATATGAACCATCTCATGCCAGGGTTGAAGTGTTGCATTGCACACAAAATGCGTGGAACCCTGTTATAGGCTTCCTCCCAACTACCCCACCGAATTGCTAAGGCAATTTGCTTTGCCCGCCATGCCTTTCCATATGTTACCTCATACCCAACAAAAGTGGCTATGGTCTCCTGCAAGAAAGACACCGATACGTCGTTGTCCGCATCTACGAGACCCAATATACGGCGAGCAAGGTACCGAGCTGTCAACTGGGGATGGTACCGTTTGCCCTTGTTAGTCTGGCATCTGTGCGGCTGGTCCACTGAAGTTACCTTCCACTTCCCATCACTCGACCGTTTCCGTGCATTCAACTTCCACATGCACGGAAACCCTGCCTTGCATACTATTTGAAATTTTACCTCCTTGTCGGAATGCCGAACCGTGTACGGCCTATGATGATACACAATATAGTCCTGAAGGAACAACTTCATCTCAGATATCGTATTGAAAAGCATTCCCTTCCTGAGTATTAAATTTTCATGGTTGTACAATGATTCCTTACAAATCTGCAAACCCGTGTCACAAACCGCCATATGCGACATGCTGACATCCATATAATTTGGAACACCGGTAAAGGGCAAGCCAGCCTCCCTCAGCTGTGTAAGCTCTGCCGATGTATAAGAGGGTGGTGCAACGAAAGGTTGTGCCTCTCTAACCCGACCCCATCCTTCATATTCCTCTACATCACCTGGATACCCTGTGGCTAAATTGCCCTGAGTCTGTGTTGCATGAAGTACCTGAAGCGGAACGCCTGAGGGCATGCCACGAACCGGTGCACACATGCCAGGTGAACCTACTTCCTCATTTTCTGATTCTTCAGAATCAGAGCAAACATCATCACCTTTCATCCTCTGCCGCCTCATTCTCCTCATGTTCAAACTCGTCTACATCAAAATCATTTCTTATTTGACCAACTGGAGGAGATTGAACCCGCTCCTGCGTCCAATTACCATCCAAGTCCATACTCTCCATAGTTTGTTGGACCTGCACACCACAATCACCATCGTCGTCGAAGGACGCCTCCTCATTCTCAACAGTCTCCAACACCAACTCAGCCATGCCCACATTCGAACCTTGGATGACCCTGTTGTATCGGGACCACTCAGCTTGGTTGCAcaactccatcatcacatagtgTGCCCTATTCTTTCCAACATCAAACCTACcctttagtgtgaaaccatcgcCAAACTTCAACTCAAACGCTCACATAGATCACTGAAACTGGGGGACCATCAAACCATTCCAAATCCTCAGACTGACAATCCTCTCTCCTAACAATTCCTCCGTAAAAAACTCTTACACCGTAATCCATCTACAAAACGATTTGACATCCGATCATCAACTAACCAATATGGTAGTACGAAATACTAATGAACTAACTAAATTCTTAACTAATTCTGACATAAACAACTAACTTACTAACTAATTACTACATAACTAACTAACTTACTAACTAAATTATTAACTCTACTAATattaactaactaactaactaattACTAacataactaactaactaacttaCTAACTAATTTATCACCTCTACTTATATAAACTAACTCAAAGTAGTGTAATTTCGATAATTTAACTACAAAAAATTTAACTAAGTAGCAATTTAACTAAAATTTAAATAACTAGCAATTTAACTAAAATTAAACTAACTAACTAAATAACTAATAATAATCGTTAAATAAATAACTAGCAATTTAACtaaacaaaattaaaaaaataccgTCAAACGGCCGAGGAAGGAGGTCTTCGAGCGGCCGAGGGAGGGGGCAGCGCCTCCAAGGCCGCGGGCGGCGCCCCAACCACCGGCGGCGCGCGCCGCGGCGTGCGGGCGCGGGGCGTGGCGGGCCGCAGGGCCGGGGCGCGGCGCGGCGTGGGGCGCGGGGTGCGGGCCGCGGCACGGCTGCCCGCAGGCGCGGCGAGGCGCGGGGCGCGGCGGGTCGCGGGGCGCggggcgaggtgcggcggcggtgCGGGCGCGGGTCGCGGCGGCCGGGCGTGGGGAGGGGCTGCGGGTGACTCAACTGAAAGCCGAGGGGGAGGGCCGTTTTGTCAGGCCGCACCCCGCCATGATCCACGGCGGGGTTCACTACCCCGCCATGATCCGTGGCGGGTTCCACGTCGGCATACAGGGCCATGCAATGGCCACGTGGCAGGGTcaaccccgccaccatgcatggcggagtTCAGTGattttgccccgccatgcatggtggcggggccaaacggcctagttttgaaaattttttcgaAAGCGTGTCAAAATTGAAAATTGTTTCATAtttgggctaaaaataaaaaaatattccgCCCCGGGAAGGAGGCTGCTCGTTCTGCCGGAATAGCTGTTAGATTTGGAGCGCATGGAAGGAAAAGGAAACAGCGGCCCACCAAGTACTCTGgggaaacaagagaaaggatggCCCACCAAGTACTCTGGTGGCTATCCCAGTTGccaggattttgaattcttgacAACCAAGTAATTCATCATCCCAGTTGCAcagagacagagggagtactttCCTTCAAAATTAATTAAGTAATGTTGACGTGCAGTATGCCTATTTCCTAACTGGTTCCGCATCTTTACTCTTTCTTTGCTAGTGtacaaaaaaaatatcaaaacgccttataatttgaaacgaaGGGAATATAtagcaaaagatatgaatttttttaaaaaaaatcttatatttta is part of the Sorghum bicolor cultivar BTx623 chromosome 10, Sorghum_bicolor_NCBIv3, whole genome shotgun sequence genome and harbors:
- the LOC8069176 gene encoding uncharacterized protein LOC8069176, with amino-acid sequence MHYPCRVYRQFGRLQGIPPLIDRRFRSTQKDWAVRHDAHLQTWYHRQVPLVNSLPPHEPARWMEYLQWLHRSTRTHIIVPYTNTPADEGGEDDIADAFDEAQRVDKQVLRAPLNRYVSQQLSNYSEEASRQLFQTRDDKSNPLRSFVKKIKKGCKKLAAKLSCADTTYEPPLHPMLSRSQTASMSTRATSARAASSSVRTPQYTGKGPADVDDEDEALQYSMTSGDDDDDELQWEFTGHEEMGTSQLGGAPIGTQGVEYTPEEYTQRVEYTQGVEYTQPILCFYFSIFA